Genomic window (Chondrocystis sp. NIES-4102):
TATTCCGCGATAGTGGATTTGAAGTTACTGATCTTTACTGTGATTATGGAGATCAGTATCTTTTAATTGAAGCTAAACCAGTAGCTATGCCTTGTGACAAACTTCATGCTTTCGAGGAAACTGTAGAGGATGTGGCAAAAGATGTTCAATTATTTAGTGACAAAATAACTAGTAAATTGGAATATTGGAAGAATTATTTAGAAACTGCTCAAGCAAAAGGCGAAAAAGTAGTAGTTTGGGGTTCAGGATCTAAATGTGTGGCATTTTTAACCACCTTAAAAACTATTGATAAAATTCAATATGCCGTAGATATCAACCCCCACCGTCACGGTAAATTTATTCCTGGGGTTGGTAAAGAAATTATGCCACCTGAATTTCTCAAAACCTATCAACCCGATAAAGTAATTGTGATGAACGCTATTTATAAGCCTGAAATTAGCCAAATGCTAGCTGATATGGGTGTGGAAACTGAAGTAGTAGCATTATAAAGTGATTGAGGATAAGGGATGAGGCAATATACTGCTTTAAAACTTATCCTTATTTATTTGGTTGCTCAAAAAAGTTCGTAGAAAAACATAGATAAACGCAGATAATTTGTTTTGTTTGCATATAACTTTTATTAAAGATATAAAAGGAAAAAATACCCTTCAATACACTTCTTTGAAAGAAATAGTAATTATTAATTATTAAAATGTATCAATATACAATTATTGGTGGGGGAATTGTTGGCTTATCAACAGCAATGGCTCTTACTCAGAAGTTTCCAACAGCTAAAATAGCCTTGTTAGAAAAAGAAGCAACTTGGGCTGCTCATCAGACAGGACATAATAGTGGGGTAATCCATTCAGGAATATATTATAAACCTGGTAGCTATAAAGCAAAACTTTGTCGTGAAGGTAACAAGTCTATGGTGGCTTTTTGCCAGGCAAATAATATCAACTACAAAATATGTGGTAAGGTAATTGTCGCCACTAAACCAGAAGAATTACCCCTATTAGAAAATCTCTATCAAAGAGGATTAGCTAATGAACTGGAAATCAGCAAAATTACGAGTGAACAAGTGCGAGAGATTGAACCCCATGTTAGTTGTTTAGCAGGAATTCGGGTAAAATCCACAGGAATTGTCGATTATAAACAAGTTTGCCAAAAATATGCAGCGATCGCCCAAGAGAATGGGGTAGATTTATATAACAATACCCGTGTGCAAGATATCAAGACTACTGCTGAGGGTCATATCTTAATTACTAATAATGGCGAATACCAAACCAAGTTTTTAATCAATTGTGCAGGACTATATAGCGATCGCTTAACTAAACTCGCCCAAGAACAAGCACCAGCAAAAATCATTCCCTTTCGCGGAGAATATTACGAATTAACCCCAGAAAAACGCTATTTAGTCAACGGAGCTATTTATCCTGTTCCTAACCCTAATTTCCCCTTCCTAGGGGTGCATTTTACCCCTGGAATTGATGGTAGTGTTCATGCGGGGCCCAATGCTGTACTGGGTTTAAAAAGGGAGGGATATCGTAAATGGGATTTCGATTTAGGGGATTTTTTAGATACCATGACCTATCCAGGGTTTTGGAAATTAGCAGCGAAGTTTTCTAATGAAGGTATACAGGAAATGATTCGCTCTTGGAGTAAGACAGTATTTGTCCGTAGCCTGCAAACATTAATCCCCGAAGTACAAGCACAAGATGTTGTTCCTACTCCTGCGGGGGTGAGAGCGCAAGCCTTAAAAAGTGATGGGCAATTAGTAGATGATTTTTTAATTATTCAGCGAGAGCGAGCCATGCACGTTTGTAATGCCCCTTCCCCTGCTGCCACTGCTTCAATTGAAATTGGGAAACAGATAGTAGAATTAGTTCCTGATGGTATTTAACACTATTCTTCTGCTTCAAAATCCGAGGTTTCTGCACCACAGACAGGACATACCCAGTCTTCTGGCAATTCTTCAAAAGCTGTACCTGGATCAATTTCGCTATCTGGGTCTCCTACTTCTGGGTTGTATTCGTAACCACAAACTGAGCAGATATATCTCATGACTTTTCTCCTCTCACTACTTGTCATGATAAAAGAGACAATTGCAATAGAATATTAAATTTAATTTAATTTTTAACTATTAAAGAGCGATCGCGCCATTTTTCTCCCATAAATCAGGAAAACTCTGATCTCTTAATGCAGCAATATCTACTTTTCCATTGAGTAATTACTTATAATTAAATACTTTAATACTATCAACAAGGCAGGTATAGAAGATGAAGATAGTAAATTTTATTGAAGTAAACAATAAGCTGGAAACTATTTTAGATAGTGCAATTGAGGATTCTGAATATACCGTAATTATTAGGGAAGATGCTGATCCTGCGGTAGTGATGTCTCTTAATTATTTCAATAGTTTATTACCCCCACGTTCATCTGCTTAAGTCTACTGCCAATGTTGCCCACTTAGAACGTTCAGATCAATACAGAATAAGAACAAGTAGGAAAGAAAGATTTGTTGGATCAGCTTCGTCTAGTAGCTTGGACAAATAATGCTTGGGATAGTTATGTTCGATGGCAAATAAAAGATCAAAGAACACTCAGATTAATTAATAAGCTGATTAAAGCAGCTAAAAATATGCCATTTGAAGGTATTGGCAATCCTGAACCTGTGAAGAATACAACTGGTTTATGGTCGCGTCGTATTAACGATAACAATCAGCTAGTATATGCAGTTGATAGTCGCTACTTGACTATTATATCTCTAGAAGGTTATCGAATTAATCGTTTGCGTCCCTGTAAATTAAAAGACCTTGAACAAGAGATAGACTATTAATTGGAAAAGTTTATTTTGTCGAATTTAGACTGTAATCATCTGAGACTGAGAATTAGGAAAAATTGGCTCGAAATGCAACAGCATTAAGTATTCGGGAGGTAAACCTAGCGATTGATAAGTGCAACCTTCCTTATCGCTAAATTCAACTTCAAAAGCAGCACCATCAGCCAAAATTTCAACTACAGTCCCCACTTGACCTCGCCAAAGGTTTTCTTCAGGGAGATCGGCGGTTAATGCCACTACATCGAGGAGTTTAATTTTATCAGTTATCATTTTCGGCTCACTTCCAAGTCTCATGTAAAAGGATAGCAACTAGTCAAGCGGGGAATTGAGGAATTAATTTCAATAATCCAGCTACTACGAATGACTGCACTTTTATTTTGCCATTCCAACGTAAAATCTACAGTATAACGCTGCCCAAAGGGGTCTTTTCGTCCTAATTTAGCTGGATGGGTTCTAATAACTTCGAGCAGAATTTGACGTAATTCAGGTGCATTTTCCGCCCTCATCCCTAACAGAGATAGAAAAAGTCGTGCTTTATGTTTGCCTGTACTATGTTCTAAATTAAGACAATAATCTCGTAACTTACGAATATCGATAACTGCATTTTCAGCATTGGGGATAAACACTGTCAAATAAATTTAAAATCTTTGTTCTAAATTGCGTTGATAATGATTTTGACGCACAGTGCTAGATCGCTGCTGACACTTTTTAAATGGTCATTATGATATTTCTCATTCTCGCCTGTTTGATAATTGTAATTTTTCTTATACCTTATTGGCTAATAGCAGCTAATCCATTCCCTAAACCATCAGGACAATGGAAAATAGGTACATCCAATTTAATTTGGAATCTACCCAGCTATCCTGGAATTATTGCCAAGATTTGGTATCCAACCAGCGATTTACACCATAGCTATAGTCCTTACATCGATAATCTTGAAAGAACCATTACTGCCATAACCACGGGACTAAATCCTCTATCTAAGTTGATTCTCAACAAGCTTTATCTCGGTCGTATTCGGACTCCAT
Coding sequences:
- a CDS encoding FAD dependent oxidoreductase, whose translation is MYQYTIIGGGIVGLSTAMALTQKFPTAKIALLEKEATWAAHQTGHNSGVIHSGIYYKPGSYKAKLCREGNKSMVAFCQANNINYKICGKVIVATKPEELPLLENLYQRGLANELEISKITSEQVREIEPHVSCLAGIRVKSTGIVDYKQVCQKYAAIAQENGVDLYNNTRVQDIKTTAEGHILITNNGEYQTKFLINCAGLYSDRLTKLAQEQAPAKIIPFRGEYYELTPEKRYLVNGAIYPVPNPNFPFLGVHFTPGIDGSVHAGPNAVLGLKREGYRKWDFDLGDFLDTMTYPGFWKLAAKFSNEGIQEMIRSWSKTVFVRSLQTLIPEVQAQDVVPTPAGVRAQALKSDGQLVDDFLIIQRERAMHVCNAPSPAATASIEIGKQIVELVPDGI
- a CDS encoding rubredoxin-type Fe(Cys)4 protein — its product is MRYICSVCGYEYNPEVGDPDSEIDPGTAFEELPEDWVCPVCGAETSDFEAEE
- a CDS encoding prevent-host-death protein; the encoded protein is MKIVNFIEVNNKLETILDSAIEDSEYTVIIREDADPAVVMSLNYFNSLLPPRSSA
- a CDS encoding addiction module toxin, Txe/YoeB, yielding MLDQLRLVAWTNNAWDSYVRWQIKDQRTLRLINKLIKAAKNMPFEGIGNPEPVKNTTGLWSRRINDNNQLVYAVDSRYLTIISLEGYRINRLRPCKLKDLEQEIDY